One window from the genome of Musa acuminata AAA Group cultivar baxijiao chromosome BXJ1-4, Cavendish_Baxijiao_AAA, whole genome shotgun sequence encodes:
- the LOC135642168 gene encoding uncharacterized protein LOC135642168 yields MVLWEMTVITAYFLGLKRTYRLALRIQRRLVCPNHPRIRQFLYRRTRSVFDVAVKVHKNIQQRDKEVGRNLGNWILRWLHRMKPSAEICPPVLEELTSTNNISKHAASSSQPLGAKEANNKGPKKFDGRVLFTPLNSRSTSFPSMSMMLQPRNSMDWNCQQRHISRSTPYGISFQQRRGLAGVFRDDISQWMLH; encoded by the exons ATGGTGTTGTGGGAGATGACGGTGATCACCGCCTACTTCTTGGGCCTCAAGCGAACCTACCGGCTCGCTCTCCGAATCCAACGCCGCCTTGTCTGCCCCAACCATCCCAGGATCCGCCAATTCCTCTACAG GCGCACACGAAGTGTGTTCGATGTGGCAGTCAAAGTTCACAAAAACATACAGCAAAGGGACAAAGAAGTAGGTAGGAATCTGGGGAACTGGATCCTCCGTTGGCTCCATCGCATGAAACCTTCAGCAGAAATATGTCCACCAGTTCTGGAGGAACTTACCAGCACGAACAACATTTCAAAGCATGCTGCAAGTTCTAGCCAGCCTCTTGGGGCAAAGGAGGCCAACAACAAGGGCCCAAAAAAATTTGATGGACGAGTGCTATTCACTCCCTTGAACTCAAGGTCGACTTCCTTTCCATCCATGTCCATGATGCTGCAGCCGAGAAATTCCATGGACTGGAATTGCCAACAGAGGCACATATCCCGCTCCACACCTTATGGTATATCATTCCAGCAAAGAAGAGGGTTGGCAGGTGTTTTCCGAGATGATATTTCTCAGTGGATGCTGCACTAG
- the LOC103980598 gene encoding heat stress transcription factor A-1, producing the protein MDGVGGDGGGTQTAAATTANASLNGGAPPPFLSKTYEMVDDPATDAIVSWGSANNSFVVWNTTEFARDLLPKYFKHNNFSSFVRQLNTYGFRKVDPDQWEFANEGFLRGQKHLLKNISRRKSTHPHNQQQQPQTQSSIEVGKFGIEEEIERLKRDKNVLMQELVRLRQQQQATDQQLNTLGQRLQGMEQRQQQMMSFLAKAMQSPGFLAQLVQQNDSNRRIVGVNKKRRLPRQENKVDGESAVHDGQIIKYQPLINEAAKAMLMQILKFDTSPRLESFGNSQNLLLENFSSPVEAFDGRSSLKRISGVTLSEVPANTGFPSLPTNSGYSTMPSSVPSDVQSSSVVADMVATTEMPSMNTGAGSVAPSHTANGTLKLSEGQSAMPNGLHSYVGPTGGNIPMNPEFMDQLAGIDTEKFSFDTDVDILNDDEKLPSINDPFWEQFLTASPLLGDAEEVDSGIHETEEMRLESGDDWDSAPNMDHLTEQMGHLTSETNRH; encoded by the exons ATGGACGGCGTCGGAGGAGACGGGGGCGGGACCCAGACGGCTGCGGCGACGACCGCGAACGCGAGCCTGAATGGCGGCGCTCCGCCCCCGTTCCTGAGCAAGACGTACGAGATGGTGGACGATCCCGCGACGGACGCCATCGTTTCGTGGGGCTCCGCCAACAACAGCTTCGTGGTTTGGAACACGACCGAGTTCGCGCGAGACCTCCTCCCCAAGTACTTCAAGCACAATAACTTCTCCAGCTTCGTGCGCCAGCTCAATACCTAT GGTTTTAGAAAGGTTGATCCTGATCAATGGGAGTTTGCCAATGAGGGGTTCCTGAGAGGTCAAAAACACTTGTTGAAGAACATCAGTAGGAGAAAATCAACCCATCCACACAATCAACAACAACAGCCTCAAACACAGAGTAGCATTGAGGTGGGGAAATTTGGGATCGAAGAGGAGATTGAGAGGCTCAAGAGAGACAAGAATGTACTCATGCAGGAACTGGTTAGgctgaggcagcagcagcaggccACTGATCAGCAATTAAACACCTTAGGTCAGCGCCTTCAAGGTATGGAGCAGCGGCAGCAACAGATGATGTCATTCTTGGCAAAAGCCATGCAGAGCCCTGGCTTCTTAGCCCAGTTGGTACAGCAAAATGACAGCAATCGACGCATAGTTGGAGTAAACAAAAAACGAAGACTGCCTAGGCAAGAAAATAAAGTGGATGGCGAAAGTGCTGTCCACGATGGTCAAATAATTAAATACCAGCCCTTAATAAATGAAGCAGCAAAAgcaatgctgatgcagattttaaaGTTTGATACGTCTCCTAGGTTGGAATCTTTTGGCAACTCCCAGAACCTTTTGCTTGAGAATTTTTCTTCACCTGTGGAAGCTTTTGATGGCAGGAGTTCTTTAAAGAGGATATCTGGAGTTACTCTATCTGAAGTGCCTGCAAATACGGGCTTTCCATCTTTGCCTACGAACTCTGGGTATTCAACAATGCCCTCTTCTGTGCCATCTGACGTTCAATCTTCTTCCGTTGTAGCAGATATGGTTGCAACAACTGAAATGCCTAGTATGAATACAGGGGCTGGGTCTGTTGCTCCATCACATACTGCTAATGGTACGTTGAAACTTTCTGAGGGGCAGTCTGCAATGCCTAATGGATTACATAGCTACGTAGGACCTACTGGAGGAAACATTCCTATGAACCCGGAGTTCATGGATCAACTGGCAGGAATTGATACTGAAAAGTTTTCTTTTGATACCGATGTGGATATCTTAAATGATGATGAGAAGCTTCCAAGCATAAATGATCCTTTCTGGGAGCAATTCCTTACTGCCAGCCCACTATTAGGAGATGCTGAAGAGGTAGACTCAGGCATACATGAAACTGAGGAAATGAGGCTAGAATCAGGGGATGACTGGGACAGTGCTCCCAACATGGACCACCTCACAGAGCAGATGGGACATCTCACATCGGAGACGAATAGGCATTGA